GCTCGTCGTCCTCGATATTCCACCCCCGCGTATACGACGCCGCGCCGGTCCATTCGAACCCATACCCGAGGTCCAGTACGGCGCTTAGCTCTCCCCCGGAAAGCGTGGCGCCCTCGATATTGGTGAAAACACGGAAGCGATACGTGTTGCCCCCCCCGACGAGCCCGGTGTCGGGGTGGCCGAGGATGTACTGGTCCACGTAATTGTAGAACGCATTCAGCCGCAGGCCAAAACGGTTGCCCAGTCGTTCAAAACCCAGTTCGACCTGCCGACTGCGCTCTGGCTTCAAGCCCGGGTTTCCCGTGTAGAAATAGCCGTCGACATAATTATAGATGTAGTGTCCGTAGTTTTCCACGTGCGTGGGCAGACGCGCGACGTTGGCGGCGGCCAGGCGGAGCAAGGTCCGCTCGGCCAGCGTGTACTCCAGGGTCACGCTGACGCCAGGAATGGCGTAGGAGCGGGCGAGCGGCAGATCGCCCCAGCGACCCTGCAGGATGGCGCGGGCTTCCTCGCGCTGCACGTCGCGCCAGGAATAATCGTAACGGGCATTCATACGGAGCTTGAGCCGGGGCGCCGGCGTCGCGCTGTAATCGACCGCGGCCGCCGCCTGGCGAATCAGTACATCACCGAGATTCAGCAGGTACATATCGGGGATGTTCGGGAGAACGCTGAACATCCACATCTCTCCAAAACTGAGCGTTTGTGTCGCATCTAGGGTCAGCCCGACGCGATGGGCGCCCTTCGAGGCACGGACGGTGCTCATCCCGCCGGCGGTGCGTGTCAACCCATACATCGGCATGTTCATCGATCGCATCACGGAACGCTGCGTCACATCGCGCCGGTAGTCATCCATCCAGTGATCGACCGTGTTATAGTAGACACGCGTCTCCCATGACTGGATATATCCGTCCGGAGCAGCCGGCGCCCAGTTGTGGGTAAGGCTGTAGATGCGCGCCTCGGCCAGCGTGGCGTCCATCAGAAGCACGGGGTAGCCGACATGCCAGGCGTTGTCGGCCAGCATGGACGCCGTGAACTGATGGGTCGCTCCCACCTTCTGGGCAACATCGATCTTGTAGTTATTCTTGGTAAAGCCGGAGTTGGCGACAGGGGCGCGACCGCCAGGCGAAAAATCGTTCGCCGATTTGTACGAGAAACTGGCGCGCACACTGGTTTTTCGATGCGAGGCGCCGCCGGCAAAACGAACGCGCCGGAGGGCCGCAGCCGATTCGTAGCCGAACTCCGCATCCGCAAAAAAGGGCCGTGTAAAGCTGGGTTTTTCTGTGACCAGGTTGACCGTACCACCAATTTGCGATCCCTGTGATAGATCGAACCCGCCCTTAGACAGCTCGAGCTTCTCCAGATTCTCGACTTCCACATACGCCGACGTCGGGTCCATCTTGTCGATGCATGCACCGACTACCTTGATCCCGTCGATCACCAGCGCCACCTGTCCCCCGTTCATGCCGCGAATCACCGGCTCCCAGGCAAAGTTGGCGCGCTGGATAAAATCAGCGCCCGGAATGCGGTCCACCAGATCTTCCGTCGCATCGATGTAGGCGACAGGCGCTGTTAATTCGTCGGATTTGGGTGCGACACCGCTTACCATGACCTCCTGGAACAGGACGATCACCGGCGTGAGCGCGATGCGCAGCGAATCGTGCGCGGCGGCCGGCATGTGCACGGCAAGAAGCTGCGTCTCGAACCCGAGCGCGGAGATGCGCAGAGCGTGGTGCCCGTCTTCGAGGCGGATTCGGAACGTCCCATCGTCTCCGCTCGCCGTGCCCACCGCGCCGTTGTCCACAACGATGTTGGCCAGCGCGATGGGGGCGCCGGACGAGGCATCGAGGACGATGCCGGCGAGCGTTTGCTGCGCCTGCGCGTCCACGCCTCGAACCCCTAGAACGGCCGTAAAAAACAGCAAGATAAAAGATCGTATCACGGCGTTTCCGGTTAATACACGATAAAGCGAGGGAACAGGACGGTGTCTCGCGCTTCGCCGGGACGATCGACAAAAACCGTCATATCCCATCCCCCAGACATGATAAAATTGATGCGGCCTTCATAGCGCCCCTTCGCCGTATGGGCCGGCGCGGCATACGGTGTACTGTGCCCGTCGCCACCGCCCATGTCCATATACGGATAGAGATCCACCGAGGCGTCATCGATGGGCGCAAAGCCGTCCTCCGTCCGCGCGAACAGATCGAAGGCTATCGTATCCTCCCCCGTCTTCGGACGCCCCGGCTGTACCCAGGCCACGTAATAGGGGAATTGCCCGGGCGAGACCACTTCCTGTAGCCAGAGGGAGTCCACGACGGGCACATCGAAACGTCCTGTGCGTGTCTCCGAACCCATCTGCGCGACAACAGCCACCTGCCAGGTAAAGGTCGGCCCTTTCGGCTGCAGGAAGAGCACCGGGACGCTGAAATATCCGCT
The sequence above is a segment of the Rhodothermales bacterium genome. Coding sequences within it:
- a CDS encoding TonB-dependent receptor; translated protein: MIRSFILLFFTAVLGVRGVDAQAQQTLAGIVLDASSGAPIALANIVVDNGAVGTASGDDGTFRIRLEDGHHALRISALGFETQLLAVHMPAAAHDSLRIALTPVIVLFQEVMVSGVAPKSDELTAPVAYIDATEDLVDRIPGADFIQRANFAWEPVIRGMNGGQVALVIDGIKVVGACIDKMDPTSAYVEVENLEKLELSKGGFDLSQGSQIGGTVNLVTEKPSFTRPFFADAEFGYESAAALRRVRFAGGASHRKTSVRASFSYKSANDFSPGGRAPVANSGFTKNNYKIDVAQKVGATHQFTASMLADNAWHVGYPVLLMDATLAEARIYSLTHNWAPAAPDGYIQSWETRVYYNTVDHWMDDYRRDVTQRSVMRSMNMPMYGLTRTAGGMSTVRASKGAHRVGLTLDATQTLSFGEMWMFSVLPNIPDMYLLNLGDVLIRQAAAAVDYSATPAPRLKLRMNARYDYSWRDVQREEARAILQGRWGDLPLARSYAIPGVSVTLEYTLAERTLLRLAAANVARLPTHVENYGHYIYNYVDGYFYTGNPGLKPERSRQVELGFERLGNRFGLRLNAFYNYVDQYILGHPDTGLVGGGNTYRFRVFTNIEGATLSGGELSAVLDLGYGFEWTGAASYTRGWNIEDDEPLPLIPPLFSTSSVTYNHRKGWGGEIELRAAAPQNKVARKVAEEDGTDGYFVVNLRTHLPIGERTEIKAGVENVFDYYYHEHLSFGNLPNLGRNVYLALGLRW
- a CDS encoding FixH family protein; its protein translation is MKVFHSLISGLLLGTLVLGGCAPDITETDFFSRHPDPSEAQEDDLPRLLGQQTLEGWDLALLSRGEIHAGYNHLLVRLNRSGTDEHATSARLQLIPTREEDGSTIAAPVESPLPVEADDSGYFSVPVLFLQPKGPTFTWQVAVVAQMGSETRTGRFDVPVVDSLWLQEVVSPGQFPYYVAWVQPGRPKTGEDTIAFDLFARTEDGFAPIDDASVDLYPYMDMGGGDGHSTPYAAPAHTAKGRYEGRINFIMSGGWDMTVFVDRPGEARDTVLFPRFIVY